The Salinispora tropica CNB-440 genome has a window encoding:
- a CDS encoding helix-turn-helix transcriptional regulator: protein MSRLFSMVLLLQARGAMTAAELAGEVGVSERTVYRDIIALAAAGVPVYAEQGRHGGYRLVDGYRTRLTGLSRAEAEALFLLGLYGPARDMGLGDVLATAQLKVSAALPAELRDAAAQAAQRFHLDVPGWFHDSDPPPALSVLVRAVWQDLTVILRYHRHDEVTRTVQQPYGVVLKAGIWYLVARVGADLRVYRVDRVVGVEVTDQRFVREESFDLPAVWAERAAQFVRGILAEQVTVRLSQAGLRALRFAVEPPAVQAATAAAGGPDEQGWVVTRLPVESAEVAYDQLLRLGPEVEVLAPQPLREQMRVAAQRLADLYQR, encoded by the coding sequence ATGTCCCGGCTGTTCTCGATGGTGCTGCTGCTGCAGGCGCGGGGAGCTATGACCGCAGCGGAGTTGGCGGGTGAAGTAGGCGTCTCAGAACGGACTGTCTACCGCGACATCATCGCATTGGCCGCTGCGGGGGTGCCGGTCTACGCCGAACAGGGACGACACGGCGGCTACCGACTTGTCGATGGCTACCGCACCCGGCTAACCGGACTCAGCCGGGCTGAGGCTGAGGCATTGTTTCTGCTCGGTCTGTACGGCCCGGCGCGAGACATGGGGCTCGGCGATGTGCTGGCCACCGCCCAGCTCAAGGTCAGCGCGGCGCTGCCAGCCGAGTTGCGTGATGCGGCGGCGCAGGCGGCGCAACGCTTCCACCTCGATGTGCCGGGGTGGTTTCACGACAGCGACCCGCCGCCTGCGCTGAGCGTCTTGGTCCGCGCGGTGTGGCAGGACCTGACGGTGATCCTTCGTTACCATCGACATGACGAGGTGACGCGCACCGTGCAGCAGCCCTACGGCGTGGTCCTCAAGGCGGGGATCTGGTACCTCGTCGCGCGGGTCGGCGCGGACCTGCGGGTATACCGCGTCGACCGAGTCGTAGGCGTCGAGGTCACTGATCAGCGGTTCGTCCGCGAGGAGTCTTTTGACCTGCCGGCAGTGTGGGCTGAACGGGCGGCGCAGTTCGTCCGCGGGATACTCGCCGAGCAGGTGACGGTACGACTGAGTCAGGCCGGGCTGCGGGCGTTACGGTTCGCCGTCGAGCCGCCCGCGGTGCAGGCGGCCACCGCCGCGGCGGGCGGACCCGACGAACAGGGCTGGGTGGTCACTCGCCTGCCCGTCGAGTCCGCCGAGGTCGCCTACGACCAGCTGCTACGCCTGGGCCCGGAAGTGGAGGTGCTGGCGCCTCAGCCGTTGCGCGAGCAGATGCGGGTTGCGGCACAGCGGCTGGCCGACTTGTATCAGCGGTAG
- a CDS encoding SDR family oxidoreductase: MDLDLAGKVAVVAGATRGAGRQIAVQLGARGATVYATGRSTRAHRSEMDRSETIEETAELVTAAGGRGIAVQIDHLVAEQVRALVERVDAEQGCLDILVNNIWGAELLFSWDQKLWEHPLETGLHILRLAVDTHVITSHFALPLLIRRPGGLVVEMTDGTAEYNRTNYRVSFFYDLAKTSVLRMAFAQAQELASFGATAVALTPGWMRSEIMLEHFGVTEANWYDATATEPHFAISESPAFVGRAVAALAADPDIARWNGQSLSSGQLAQVYGFTDLDGSRPDCWRYLVEVQDAGKPADVTGYR, translated from the coding sequence ATGGATCTTGATTTGGCAGGCAAGGTTGCTGTGGTAGCTGGGGCGACTCGCGGTGCGGGGCGCCAGATTGCCGTGCAGCTTGGTGCCCGCGGGGCGACGGTGTATGCCACCGGCCGCAGTACCCGCGCGCATCGATCGGAGATGGACCGGTCGGAGACGATCGAGGAGACTGCTGAGCTGGTGACTGCGGCCGGTGGTAGGGGGATCGCTGTCCAGATCGATCACCTCGTCGCGGAGCAGGTGCGTGCGCTGGTGGAGCGCGTCGATGCTGAGCAGGGGTGCCTGGACATCCTGGTCAACAACATCTGGGGTGCGGAGCTGTTGTTCAGCTGGGACCAGAAGCTGTGGGAACACCCCCTGGAAACCGGCCTGCACATCTTGCGGCTGGCGGTCGATACCCACGTCATCACCAGCCACTTCGCGCTGCCATTGCTGATCCGCCGACCGGGTGGCTTGGTAGTCGAGATGACCGACGGCACCGCGGAGTACAACCGTACGAACTACCGGGTGTCGTTCTTCTACGACCTGGCCAAGACCTCGGTGCTGCGCATGGCGTTCGCCCAGGCTCAGGAGCTGGCCTCGTTCGGTGCCACCGCGGTGGCCCTGACGCCGGGCTGGATGCGTTCGGAGATCATGCTGGAGCACTTCGGGGTCACCGAGGCCAACTGGTACGACGCCACGGCCACCGAACCTCACTTCGCGATTTCGGAGAGCCCCGCCTTCGTCGGCCGGGCGGTCGCCGCACTCGCGGCCGACCCGGACATCGCCCGGTGGAACGGGCAGTCGCTGTCCAGCGGGCAGCTGGCTCAGGTCTACGGCTTCACTGATCTCGACGGTAGTCGCCCGGACTGCTGGCGGTACCTGGTCGAGGTCCAGGACGCCGGCAAGCCGGCGGACGTCACCGGCTACCGCTGA
- a CDS encoding recombinase family protein, with protein MRIGYGRVSTRDQNPNAQHDALTAAGCEQIYVDKASGKLARRPELDKALLVAHRPGDQLVVTKLDRLGRSLENLIDLSAQLQDRNVDLVVLDQNIDTSTAMGRMFFQILGSIAEFEHALMSERTLDGLAAARARGRTGGQKPKLTPRQAKIAQQMYEETGPDGRRVHTVEQIAAEFGVTRPTIYRHLAKLPAEAI; from the coding sequence ATGCGGATCGGCTACGGGCGGGTCTCCACCCGCGACCAGAACCCCAACGCCCAACACGACGCGCTCACCGCGGCCGGCTGCGAACAGATTTACGTCGACAAGGCGTCCGGCAAACTCGCCCGCCGCCCCGAGCTCGACAAGGCGCTGCTGGTCGCCCACCGACCCGGCGACCAACTCGTGGTCACCAAGCTGGACCGGCTCGGCCGCTCGCTGGAGAACCTCATCGACCTGTCCGCCCAGTTGCAGGATCGCAACGTCGACCTGGTCGTGCTCGACCAGAACATCGACACGTCCACCGCGATGGGCCGGATGTTCTTCCAAATCCTCGGCTCGATAGCCGAGTTCGAGCACGCGCTGATGTCCGAACGCACCCTCGACGGCTTGGCCGCCGCCCGGGCCCGCGGTCGCACCGGCGGGCAGAAACCCAAACTGACCCCGCGTCAGGCAAAAATCGCCCAGCAGATGTATGAGGAGACCGGACCCGACGGACGCCGGGTACACACCGTCGAGCAGATCGCCGCCGAGTTCGGCGTCACCCGGCCCACCATCTACCGTCACCTGGCCAAGCTGCCCGCCGAAGCCATCTGA